One stretch of Ursus arctos isolate Adak ecotype North America unplaced genomic scaffold, UrsArc2.0 scaffold_37, whole genome shotgun sequence DNA includes these proteins:
- the LOC130542569 gene encoding ral guanine nucleotide dissociation stimulator-like, giving the protein MFLATYRAYATTQEVLDQLVTSYGCVLSSWDEIGGDQEQRGTVISSILGTWLDHYPEDFFQPPEFPCLKTLLAYVGLLVPGSDLEQRAWLLLSRLRHLEPAEPEAGGEEDWG; this is encoded by the exons atgttcctggccacatacagagcttacgctaccacccaggaggtgctggaccagctggtgacaag ctacggatgcgtcctctcttcctgggacgagatcggcggagaccaggagcagcggggcac ggtcatctcctccatcctgggcacctggctggaccactaccctgaagatttcttccagcccccagaatttccctgcctaaagacactactggcatacgtagggctcctcgtgccaggctcagacctggagcaacgtgcctggctcctcctctctcggctgcgacacctcgagcccgctgagccggaggctgggggtgaggaggactgggggtga